The Streptomyces sp. NBC_01244 genome contains a region encoding:
- a CDS encoding GNAT family N-acetyltransferase, which produces MDYRIEVPEPDDAASVGRMQLRAWLQTYPNEVAGIDEEWIREHRGVAVTAEGIAQWRRFIEKAIQQPDLLFCRVVRSGVEVVGILCGRRDEMVTLGPMYLVNEAQGQGIGGRLMDEFLPWANGASTHLWVTDYNARAIRFYERYGFRSTGERELWRDKLPNVRMVRESLLSNEVV; this is translated from the coding sequence ATGGACTATCGGATCGAAGTGCCTGAGCCTGACGATGCCGCCTCCGTGGGCCGGATGCAGTTGAGGGCTTGGCTCCAAACGTACCCCAACGAAGTCGCGGGGATCGATGAGGAGTGGATCCGCGAGCACCGAGGGGTCGCTGTCACCGCGGAGGGCATTGCCCAGTGGCGCAGGTTCATTGAGAAGGCTATACAGCAGCCGGATCTGCTGTTCTGTCGTGTCGTCCGTTCCGGGGTGGAGGTCGTCGGGATCCTTTGCGGCCGCCGAGACGAGATGGTCACCCTCGGGCCGATGTATCTCGTGAACGAAGCCCAAGGCCAAGGTATCGGCGGGCGGCTGATGGACGAGTTCCTGCCCTGGGCGAACGGCGCTTCCACGCACCTGTGGGTGACCGACTACAACGCAAGGGCGATCCGCTTCTACGAACGGTACGGATTCAGGAGCACAGGCGAGCGCGAGCTCTGGCGAGACAAGTTGCCCAATGTGCGGATGGTCCGTGAGTCACTGCTGAGCAACGAAGTCGTCTGA
- a CDS encoding Helicase associated domain protein, with product MVGELWPHQLEAVDAVLSAIGRGGRTSLIAACGTGKTRIGGAVGSRLESEGRVLVVVPTIELLVQTLSAYRLVRGGHLGGAVAVCSDTTIAEMQLLEGEPDVVVTTTADVLASAVAGRSRVTVLSTYASLPVIADAHAHHGLAAWDLAVIDEAHRTTGKASGPWKIIHHDARIPAERRLYMTATPRVATTSGDAVVSMDDQQIFGDVSYRLPFSRAINMGLLADYRVIVPVVTDKEVHQLTADENLALRLGAASLQPATVAGQIAVLRTMSEYGVRRAISYHHRVADARTWASALPTTASLMPNPVEVWAGHVSGAQLPHLRRRVLDRLAEPGEELAVVSNARVLNEGVDVPAVDAVVFSRPRRSAIDTVQAVGRALRTGGRRDKVATIVIPLLLAEGESPEAALEGSEWEPVWQVLRALRDHDDRLDDELRLRRREVGEGRPFEILSREHKLPNWLTVAGIDVPDSFARSILIRAVRATTPTWEEFYGAACAYRKVHGTADIPLTWITAEELRLGDWLRRQRVAYNAGDLSEERTALLEELGIVWDQLEESWMNTYEEVKRRAAEQGHFVFEEHDVTSHGVVLVNWCTAQRSRHRAGKVPERRVALLEAIGFPWDAAQDRWMRRYNDLKTLHSRRGTLLRLPAATPEATWLEGQRALFRNGRLAPWQLSQLAEVGIDFRDRREVTWDNTYEEIKAFHAEEGHWVVPQDLVSVDGVKVYLWARSQRGSRKQGTLEERKVALLDKIGFPWDPAQERWDARCVELKKFHATQGHINLPPGQLRSWLYQQRKKSRAGALTQEAAQRLSGIDPLWYDEQACLLSARTRGFFRLTDASWEEVKTALPVRGGEVWENSDHRAVVEAILWKLGTGARWDDLALAAGSPTTVASWYYEWERSGLWQEISRRAMVRGRHL from the coding sequence GTGGTGGGCGAGTTGTGGCCGCACCAGTTGGAAGCGGTCGACGCGGTGTTGTCGGCGATCGGCCGGGGCGGTCGCACGAGCCTGATCGCGGCGTGCGGAACGGGCAAGACCCGTATCGGTGGCGCCGTGGGATCCCGCCTGGAGTCCGAGGGCCGGGTCCTGGTCGTGGTGCCCACGATCGAGCTGCTGGTGCAGACCCTCAGCGCCTACCGCCTCGTACGGGGCGGGCACCTGGGCGGAGCGGTCGCGGTGTGCAGTGACACCACGATCGCCGAGATGCAGCTGCTGGAGGGCGAGCCGGACGTGGTGGTGACCACGACCGCGGACGTCCTCGCCTCCGCCGTGGCCGGCCGCAGCCGGGTGACGGTGCTGTCCACGTACGCGTCGCTGCCGGTCATCGCCGATGCCCACGCCCACCACGGCCTGGCGGCCTGGGATCTGGCCGTCATCGACGAAGCACACCGGACGACGGGCAAGGCGTCGGGACCCTGGAAGATCATCCATCATGACGCGCGGATTCCCGCCGAGCGCCGCCTGTATATGACCGCGACCCCAAGGGTGGCGACCACCAGCGGTGACGCGGTGGTGTCCATGGACGACCAGCAGATCTTCGGGGACGTCTCGTACCGGCTGCCGTTCTCCCGCGCGATCAACATGGGCCTGCTCGCCGACTACCGGGTCATCGTGCCGGTCGTCACCGACAAGGAGGTCCACCAGCTCACCGCGGACGAGAACCTCGCGCTCCGCCTGGGCGCCGCGTCCCTGCAGCCCGCGACCGTGGCCGGACAGATCGCCGTGCTGCGCACGATGTCGGAGTACGGGGTGAGGCGGGCGATCAGCTACCACCACCGCGTCGCCGACGCCCGCACCTGGGCTTCGGCACTGCCTACCACTGCATCCCTGATGCCCAACCCTGTCGAGGTCTGGGCCGGGCACGTCTCGGGCGCCCAGCTGCCTCACCTGCGCCGTCGTGTCCTTGACCGGCTCGCCGAGCCCGGCGAGGAGCTCGCCGTGGTCAGCAACGCCCGGGTGCTCAACGAAGGCGTCGACGTGCCCGCGGTCGACGCCGTTGTCTTCTCCCGGCCCCGCCGCTCGGCCATCGACACCGTTCAGGCTGTCGGGCGGGCGCTGCGCACCGGGGGCCGGCGCGACAAGGTCGCCACCATCGTCATCCCGCTTCTCCTCGCCGAGGGCGAGAGCCCCGAGGCCGCCCTGGAGGGCAGCGAGTGGGAGCCAGTCTGGCAAGTTCTGCGCGCGCTGCGCGACCACGACGACCGGCTGGACGACGAGCTGCGGCTGCGCCGGCGGGAGGTCGGCGAGGGCCGCCCGTTCGAAATCCTGTCCAGGGAACACAAACTGCCCAACTGGCTGACGGTCGCCGGAATCGACGTACCGGACTCCTTCGCACGATCCATTCTGATCAGGGCTGTCCGCGCCACGACCCCCACCTGGGAGGAGTTCTACGGCGCGGCCTGCGCCTACCGGAAGGTCCACGGCACCGCCGACATCCCGCTGACGTGGATCACCGCTGAAGAACTGCGCCTGGGCGACTGGCTGCGGCGTCAGCGCGTGGCGTACAACGCCGGCGACCTGTCAGAGGAGCGCACCGCCCTCCTGGAGGAGCTCGGGATCGTCTGGGACCAGCTGGAGGAGTCCTGGATGAACACCTACGAAGAGGTCAAGCGCCGCGCCGCGGAGCAGGGACACTTCGTCTTCGAGGAGCACGACGTCACCTCACACGGCGTCGTGCTCGTCAACTGGTGCACCGCACAGCGTTCCCGGCACCGGGCGGGCAAGGTACCCGAGAGGCGCGTTGCGCTGCTGGAGGCGATCGGCTTCCCGTGGGACGCCGCGCAGGACCGGTGGATGCGCCGCTACAACGACCTCAAGACGCTTCACAGCCGGCGCGGCACGCTGCTGCGGTTGCCTGCTGCCACACCGGAGGCGACCTGGCTTGAGGGGCAGCGCGCCCTGTTCCGCAACGGCCGACTCGCCCCCTGGCAGCTCAGCCAGCTCGCAGAGGTCGGCATCGACTTCCGCGACCGGCGCGAAGTGACGTGGGACAACACCTACGAGGAGATCAAGGCGTTCCACGCGGAGGAAGGCCACTGGGTCGTCCCGCAGGACCTCGTCTCGGTCGATGGCGTCAAGGTCTACCTGTGGGCCCGCTCGCAGCGCGGCAGCAGGAAGCAGGGCACCCTCGAGGAGCGGAAGGTGGCCCTGCTCGACAAGATCGGCTTCCCGTGGGATCCCGCGCAGGAGCGATGGGATGCCCGATGCGTCGAACTGAAGAAGTTCCATGCGACGCAAGGGCACATCAACCTGCCCCCAGGCCAGTTGCGGTCGTGGCTCTACCAGCAGCGCAAGAAGAGTCGTGCGGGCGCTCTCACCCAGGAGGCGGCGCAGCGCCTGAGCGGGATCGATCCGCTCTGGTACGACGAGCAAGCCTGCCTCCTCAGCGCGAGGACCCGGGGATTCTTCCGGCTCACGGATGCTTCGTGGGAGGAGGTGAAGACGGCCCTGCCCGTGCGCGGTGGTGAGGTGTGGGAGAACAGCGACCATCGCGCCGTCGTGGAGGCCATCCTCTGGAAGCTCGGCACCGGCGCCCGCTGGGACGATCTCGCACTGGCCGCCGGGTCCCCCACCACTGTGGCCAGCTGGTACTACGAATGGGAGAGGAGCGGCCTGTGGCAGGAGATCTCACGACGGGCCATGGTCCGCGGACGTCACCTGTGA
- a CDS encoding AAA family ATPase → MDQAEVLLIGGRAGVGKTTVGWEVSARLRAAMVAHCVIEGDFMGQAHPAPEGDLRRRKIAERNLTALWSNYAELGYRRLIYTHTVSVLAENEGMFQRAMGANVRIVRVVLTASDATARERLTGRELGSELEHELESSARKARILDEQTPLDTVRVATDGRSVVDIAREVVGATSWLPSTSG, encoded by the coding sequence ATGGATCAAGCAGAGGTATTGCTCATCGGAGGGCGCGCGGGCGTTGGCAAGACGACGGTGGGGTGGGAGGTCTCAGCGCGTCTGCGCGCCGCGATGGTTGCTCACTGCGTAATCGAAGGAGACTTCATGGGGCAGGCACATCCTGCTCCGGAGGGGGACCTCCGCCGCAGGAAGATCGCGGAGCGCAATCTGACGGCGCTCTGGTCGAACTACGCCGAGCTCGGGTACCGCCGCTTGATCTACACGCACACTGTGAGCGTTCTGGCCGAGAACGAGGGCATGTTCCAGCGCGCCATGGGCGCGAATGTCAGGATCGTACGGGTTGTGCTCACCGCCTCCGATGCCACCGCCCGTGAGCGGCTGACCGGTCGGGAACTGGGTTCGGAGCTGGAGCACGAGCTGGAGAGCAGCGCCCGTAAGGCGCGGATTCTGGATGAGCAGACACCCCTGGACACGGTGCGAGTGGCGACCGACGGACGTTCCGTGGTCGACATAGCGCGCGAAGTGGTGGGCGCTACCAGCTGGCTGCCCAGCACCTCCGGTTAG